The sequence CAAGGATCAAGATGTGGATAAGGTGAATGAATTCATAGAGAAGATGGAAGAGGAAGGGTTTGATCCTGATGTGGTGACGTACAATACATTGATTAATAGTTATTGTAGGAAAGGAAGGTTGGGGGATGCATTTTATTTGTATAAGATTATGTATAGGAGGGGTGCATTGCCGGATTTGTTTTCATATACTGCCTTGATGAATGGACTTTGTAAAGAAGGGAAGGTTAGGGAGGCTCATCAGCTTTTTCATCGAATGGTTCACAGAGGGTTAAGTCCAGACACTATGTCTTATAATACTCTTATTTGTGGTTATTGCAAGGAGGGAAAAATGAAAGAGTCAAGGTCATTGTTGTATGAGATGATAGGAAATGGGGTTCGCCCAGATAGTTTTACTTGTCGAGTTGTTGTGGAAGGATATGGAAAGGAGAGTAAGTTGCTTTCAGCTTTGAATTTGCTGTCAGAGCTTGAGAGATTCGAAATTCCTATTTCTCCTGACATTTATGAATATCTAGTGGTCAAACTGTGTGAAGAGAATCGGCCATTTGCCGCTAAAAGTCTTCTGGAAAGAATCTCTCAGTATGGTTATGTGCCTGATATTGATGTCTATAATGAGCTGCTTCTATCCCTTTGCAAATGTAATTATGTGGCAGAGGCATTAGCTTTGAAAGCTGAGATGGtgaataaaaacataaaacccaatATTGTTACATATAGAGCTCTTATAGACTGCTTGTGTAAAATAGACAAAAGTATGGAGGGTGAATATGTAATGAAAGAAATGGTTAAATTTGGTGTGCCACCTGATACGGCAATATGCAAGGCATTAATAAATGGATATTGCAAGGAAATGGATATCAATAGAGCTGAATCACTATTGGGCTTCTTTGCCAGGGAATTTCAAATCTTTGATACTGAAAGTTACAATGCACTTGTGAAAGTCCTCTCTGAGAATGCTGATGTGGCTACTTTGATGGAACTTCAGGATAGGATGCAAAAAGTAGGCTTTGCACCAAATAACCTAACATGCAAGTTTGTGATTGATGGATTATGGAAAGCTACGACACTGGACAAGAACAAGCTTAATCTGGAATGCATGTAGGAATTGGAATTACAGCGGAAAATGCCTTGTGTTCCCTAACTAGATGATCTGGGATTTTGTATATAAATCATCTAACCTCCACAATGCAGACTGATTATGAGCAAAAGGTACTTTGCTGTTTTTTACTGGATTTTTTTCTCTGATTTCCTTATTCTTATTTGGTTATGCATACagacaaattttatttgtttgctgAACAGGAACCTTGCTATATCAGAGGTCCGCTACTTTCAAAGCCCTGTTTGTCAGCCAAATTTTACATCATTGGTGCAAGAAATATTTCTGGTTGTACAGAATTCTGATGACCATCAGAATTTCTCTCTGTGTGGTTGAAATCTAAGAATGGACTTCTGATTCCTTCCTAACATTGTGTTCTACATGGTGGTATGTGATGGAAACATGTCTTTGcatttctctctcacacacacgcCCATAATTATGTTGTCAAAAGATTCTTCTGACAAACTCGACTTGGTTCTCATTCCAAGAGGAAGGATGTACAAGCACATTGAGTGATCGTGTTGCAAATATGAAGCTTTTAAAGTGTTGGCTAAGAACTATTTGGACATTTGCACCCACTTAAAAGACCGCCACTTGTTGGAAGAGGTGAATATGACTTCTGCAGATGCTGCTGAAAAGTTTGATGCCAAAGACTGGATGGTGACGCTGCAAAGCCTGATTCGAGCTCTAGATGGTGTTAGGGAAAAAGAAGTGCAAGGCAAACAAGGAAGAACACAAGATGAAGAAAGTAGAGAATCATTCTCCAAttgtgatgatgatgaagatacCAAAAGCAATGATGATAGCTCAAAGGATtgagatgatgatgaagaagatctCAAAAGCGATGATGATAGCTCAAAGGATAGCGATAAGAAAAATATCTCAGTTAGAATTTACTAGTTCTGATTTCATGATTGTCCATGGAAatggttttgttatttgtgggtgtgtttctttttcatttatttttccgGTCAAGTGTTTTAGTGGTATCTGGTGTCTTACCTTAGTTCTAAGGAATTGCTTGTACTTGCCACTCCTATAAATCCagaataaattattttgatttctattttagCTTATCTGTGTCCTTATCATGATCACTATGTCCCAATTCACAAAACACATTCAGGATTCAGAATCACCAACTTACTAAACAAATTTGGAGATCAAGATGCAAATATGTTGAAGTAGCTACATGCAAGATTTATATCTTAAAGACGAAGTCCGACCTTGGGTTGTGATCAATTACCAATTATTCTGAAAGCTCTAAATATtaagaaatgatgaatttaatcatataaattaacACTCTCATTTCACTTGTGTGCCCAAACTGCCCTTATTAAGTGAAGCCTAAcacatgcaaaaaattttaaatgggaggtatgGTAAATGGTGGAGATAAGACCTAGGTCACTTGCTTTGATACTATGATAAATTACTGGTTGTCCCAAAGTGTAAGTCATTaagaaatagtgaatttaaaaCATATTAATCTAACAGGTTACACCAGCTAGCAGCCAGTATTACATGTATTGCTGAAAATTGACAAATATAGGTGGCCAAAGGCCAATGGAGACCATAAACTTGTGCATTCATAGTGGCAGAAACACTGATAGCTGAGAAACTTGTACTGGTTCACATTATATTCAGCTTTATCTGCTTTCTTTCGAATTCAATATTTTGAGAACTAAATAATATCTGGCATCGTTTGACTTGTTGTATATGTTAGAACAGGAATTATCAGTTCTTTCACGTTGCATAATTAAAAGTCAACTTGAACCTAAATCGTACaaacaaaatgaagaaattcatCAAATTGGCAAGTGTATAAATTTTCCTgtgttacctttttttttttttgagaaattccTGTGTTACCTTGATTGATAAACTTCTTGAAAATCCATCTcagccttttttctttttttcttttcacgaAAAAAGTAGTACTTTTGTTTGACATTAACGAATTCGAGTAGCTTCAGTGAAGGGATTATAAAAGCAGGCCAAAATTGAAAAACAGACAAGTGGGATTGGATTGAGATATGCTACAACTACAAGTTGTTTAGAGTACTGCAATTATTGGGGAAATGTAGATGCCCTATCATTCTTTACGGAACTGTGGCAGAGTAGTGCAAATTTGCAATCactcttcattctttttttaggTGATTATACTTTCGgttcttgaatttttatataAGTTTGGTTTTGGTTCTTAAGATATGAAAAAGTTAAGATTTAATTCCTGCAATTTCAAAAAGGGAATAGTCGATGGagttaattggattttttttttctcttaaaaatgaGGATGCTTtgattttagttctttaaataAGGTTAGGGTGATTGTGGTCCCTTACATACGTAATTGGTTTGATTTGGTCTCCTGAAAAATAGGGTGCCTTAGGTTGATCATGTAAAGTTGTAAACCCAAAAATAGATGCATTGATTAGCTTGTTCcgttttttaaatttcatggACCAAATAGCagataatgatattttttaaatttgagaacCAAAATCAAACTTATACCAAATTTTAGGAACAAAAAGTCTAATTCACTCTTTTTTTCagttaataaataattaaatatgcaTTAGGTAGATCTTAAATTTACACTTTATCTTGCTCTTATAAAGGAAGTTCTTGAATTTACACTTAGTCAAGAGCCTTGTGGTTTAGTTTCATAATGTTTTTAATGAAGACATTCAATAGGgattttaattatcaaattataaaaaataaaaaacttgaatttacaCTCCACCTTTCCTTTACCAGTGAAGGTGTCATCCTAATTAGAGTCCAttggaaaaaatttattcattctAAAAAACAtcaggatttttttatttattcaagtTTAAATCATCTAGGATAGTACTATGTAATAATGTATAATGATTGATCTTTCAATTAGTAGTTTTATGCAAATATAATCTGAATATTATACATATTAGCTCtgatatattaaagaaaaatgttaagtgGTGTTGGGACCGAATGTCAAGAATTGGGGGAAATTATTCTTTACTACCCTAAACTATACTCCCAAATACATTTTGCTCTCTAAACTTTTCGAATGCATGTTTTGCTCCCTAAACTATGATTCTTATTACACTTTATAACCCGACATCAAGTTTTCTGTTAACTTGGATGGAAAAATATGGCACCACGTAAAAAGACTTAATTGCCCTCTTCTcgattctttaaaaataaaagataaattatattttaccaccctaaactattctcttaattacactttacactctaaactttaaatttatgttTAAGTTAATTGCAAACTTAAcgttagggtgcaaagtgtaacaagaaTCATAACTTAAGGTGCAAAACgtgtatttgaaaattttaggatgcaaagtgtaatatggggtggtaaagtgtaatttcccccaATAATcaagatgatgtttttaattagCACTACTAGCCTCGATTAATGCTTTAGTGTAGAAGAAATAAATGTATAAACATATGTAAATGCATATGTTAAGAGACCCAATATGAATCttgtcttattattattattattattattattatagttgaTATAGAAAGACAGTCTTTGATTCTAAACTGCTTACAAAGCTATCAAGGGGACTTAAATAGAGAGAATGTTGGAATTAAAATGAATTCTATCCAATCCTTTGTAAATTCGTAAATCAAATAGAGAGAAAGTAGGATTTAAAATGCATTCTATCCAATCCTTGATAAATCCAAATCTATTTATGACTTCAAAAATGAAGAGTCACTCCTTGTCCTAAGTTTTCCATGTCCATATTTAAGGTAATAAATCaatattttcctcattttacaAGTTATCTCCTGAGTAATAACAGTTGCAATGGGTTTGTATCTAATTACTTCCTTTTTGGGTAGGAATTCTTCAGGGTTTTCATTAAAGAGATTTAGGAATTATGTAGGTAAGTAGGTAAGTAACACTAAATTCACCTAGGGAGGATTGCTACATAGCATCTTCTTACCGTGATACATAGCATGCAAATTTAATTTTGGGACACATGACACAAAGTGCTAGGGTTGTTTGATTCATTATGTTTACGCAAGATTTATTAAGTATATTTCTATTAGTTTTCCTTttcatgtaatatatatatatatatatatatatatatattactttcatattagaatgtaactaggaaataaagtcTTGCACATTTCCTTTTATAGATAGTACttaggaccaaaaaaaaaaaaaaaaccttataaatATGTAGTCATCatatatcaataaaatcaaGTTATGCCACTAAGTTACTAGTCTCTTGGCAACTAGACTcaactaattattaatatagaAGAAATAAATGTATAAACATATGTATATTCATAtggttttttttagaagaatgtTTATTCATATGTTAAAAGGATAAATGTTAATCTTATCATATAGTGACCAttattgatatgaaaaaaatagttgTAGCTTATGTAGTATGAAAGCTAGAGTTGAAATGCATTCTTTTGCCATAGATATCCAATCCATAGTACATTTAAATCTATTCATGACTTCCACAAATGATGGACCACTTCAATTTGTTATAAGCTCTCCATATCAATCTTTAGGGTCTTAAATCGATACTTActtctcattttcttcatttcatgaGTTATCTCATGCTAGCAATAATGATTGTGAAGGTTTAGTATCCCCGttactccattttttttattggaaatttggTGGAAGTCTATATTGTAAGTAAATGGAGATTGAATAAGACACAAAAGCATTTCCCTGTCCATATAATTTATGTCCATCATATGCCATTGTTCTCTTTTATTTGGAAGATTTAGAGCTTTCTTTAGCAAACGTCGATCATTTTGTCCTACCTACCTTGCTTTTTGGCAGACTGACAAGTGACTCAGTCACTTCAATTATCAAATTGTGTTATAGACTTTATAATCATAAACCTACAAAGAAACCTCGTATGTCTATACATTGGTTATCAATGGTTAGATTAGACTTCGTACTTCCTTAGATATTACGAGGTTGCTAGATTTGAATAAGTTATTGAAGAAGTTAacaaaatatcccaaaatctCTTTTGTTGTTAAAACCTTACTACCAtcatcatttcttttcttttcttctttcaaatcGTTGTTTATATTTCTCTTAGGACTATAAATGAGCCAAGCCAAGCTGAGTATTAAAAGTTTAGGcttattcattatatatatatatatatatatttttttttagcacaagTTGATCTTGAGCTCATCACCAAATAAGATTACATGTTCATGATTCACTTTCTTGTCAATCAAGTTCAAGCTTGTTCACAAGCTACTtgattaacttttatttttccaatatataGTAAAATCTTGACTAAAATTTTTACCCATGCATAAATCTATGAATTTTTACTactaattgatttttgtttttatcaataaaatacaaataataatttgatattttatgaatttacatttaaatttaagtctatttaaatatatttttttgacaagtatacctataaaaatatgatacaatataattaaatcTCATGTTCACAAGCACAAGTTTCAATTAAgtcaactagtaaagtttaaTATCATCGAATAAAAGATCTGAGATttcaatccccacctacaccaaaaaccgattggtgacttggtctgatgataaagagcaaaaATCATTGAAGCGAACACCTTAGGTTGAAACCCAACCCACTCCCCCCTCCACCTCCCCTCCCCTCCCCTCCCCTAAAtcatctttttaatttatttctaatTATATGTGCTAGTAACTCGTGTAACTCTCTATGAATGAGAGTCTTACCATTTTTGAGATCAGGATATATAAAAATCCCTGTAAGTGTACTTACACAAATGTAAAAAAGATAGATGTGAAACATGTGTAAAAACCAAATGTGctcaacaaaaccaaattttgATGCTTGAAAAAACCAGACTCCCATTGGCTCCTTTTAGTATGGAGATGAAGATAATTACAAACTTTTCCTTTTGATCAAATGTGGATAACTTCTTCACCCATGCATTTTAGAACTTTCTCCACGCTGAAACCAAACTCTTAAAGGCCTAATCATTGGAATCAATAGGCTCCAAGGCCAGAGGTAGTATTAGAGTTACAAAGTACAACTGGGGGTTCTAACTTCTGATCATCACTAAATTACTTATAATGTGAGTCTTGCGTTCAATGGAATAAAGACTTATCTTGTGTACGTAGACTATAAGCATATTCCTTATTATCTTTGATATATTTACTCATTCAATAAACCTATTTGTTCCTTAATTTATTTCCTCCTTTATGTAAAAAATGAGATCCCATATGATCCATCATTAGCcaataggaaaaaaatgaatGCCCTTTTTTAAGGCCTGACTTCCATCAAGTGCCATGAATCAAAGATCTAAGGAGAGAGACGAGgagtaagaaatatatataataaaatactcTCATATTTGGTAGGCCAAAAATatattgacccattgtgatgaattaattgattaattagtcaagtttattaattaatcaaattaacatacaagatgcgtggtagcacaaacaaatcaccaattaaactaaatatacagcggaaaataaattgacaaggtgatttgtttacgaatggagaaaacctacatgacaaaaacctcaccgggtgattttaaagttaccactcccgagaatccactattatcaaaacaagcggttacaactaaatgaatcccagtaccttataccaacctacagttgaacccttaccccaatacccaattggacttgttctgtagtaatAATCTCTCATTTTGAtacacggctcccagtacgtgactaactaatagATGCGCgaatcctagtacgcgacttaatcaccaacttgagaagaatgttggctgcaaagttcttcattttattacacgatgaagatcaagaagttccttggtcacaaaaccctacggtgtacaaacacagcagcttcttcaagagaaagatgaattaggacAAATTCTGTTTCTGGTTACAATTTTCATGAACAAGACTTTGCTCCACACTTTGCAACTATGTGTAaactttgatggcccttaaaataatccttatatatgtttaggattgtaagaaaagaaagttcAAACATATACccacagattggatgaaaaacagctCTGAAAAAccgaatttcataaacctcgatagatttTAAATCGAGTCACGAGCTTCAGTagattttaaatctcgataaatgctagctgtcgagttttaaaatctagcacttcattacttgattcttggacagacttgcatggctttaacacgtgaacttgaaatcttgtttcttgaagtattaaatacatcttAGAtttacctaattacaagtaaaatgcattttgttaaaagattggtcaaatacataaaatattgatatacgctcctaacatcaaatcacatatgtcccaACAATATTTGCATACTTAACTTTAATTCTTTGCTATTTTGTAACTGATTTTAAATAATCTTTGTTTTATAGGTGATAATAGTCTTACATCAGGGACGGATCTAGGTGTGCGCCCCGCCTCTctgaccttaaaaaaaaaaaaaaaagtaggtatAATCTCagcccaaaaataatataaatttatgtgGGCCCCTTATTCCAAAGTTTTTTGCCCCCTCCAAGATCATTAATCCATCCCAGCCCAAACCCAAATATGTCAGTCCTTAGTccaaaaactttattaaaaagcaaaacaaacaaatttaacaaaatgaaAACCAATTAACGAcaaaccaaattaaaaacaaaacaataaaatttagagagagagtcACAAGTTAAGAGAGACCGAAAGATGATTTTATTGTAATGTATTGAAAAACAAtggtatttgtttttgttagtagaCGATTGCATTTagatttatttgaatttttttttttttttttgaaatgagagGATTGGTTTATAGATTTCTAAATTCTAAGAAAGAAGGGACTTacaagaagaataaaaagaaaagaagcagtTGAGGCATTTGTAAATCTTTGAAAAATTAGCTCACCACTAGGCACTAGTAGTTTTCGTTGCAGGTTGACCAAGCCACTGCTTCTTCTCAGTTCTCAGTTTAtatttctccttctttttcttctttcttaattctttttattattttttcctatttcaCCTTTTTGCTCTCCCCCTATTTTCCTTGTTTTATCCGCCGTGAATTTCTatgcaaattttgaaatctatgGACTGTGATCAGTAATCAGTGATGGGAAGTGAAAAATACTAATCTTTATGTTCACATTTCACCCATTCATAGGTCACGTGGCCTCCtgtgttgtatttttatttattttttctttaactagGTGCAAACCGCAAATTATAATATTACTACAATTCGTCGtttaactgaaaaaaaaaaaaaaaaaaaatacaatagtaTATATGTAGTAATTATCCTACATATACTGTACATTACTCCAATAATATAgtactctttaaaaaaaattatacttatcatggttaatattaatattattattattattatcggTACATGATTGTAATGCATtgtgaaataataattttgtatctttgtttttcttgataGTTTCTTAATAGGTAAACATAGAGGCATAGAGCAATAGATAGTCGCAGGTGACAGCTGCTTCTGTGGCTTTcctccattttatttatttgcttagtttaatgtttaatattttatttttatgcttaCTTTCAATTACCATGAGTAGCTAAATTAAGTTTGAGAATAAAActttgttaaggattatcaatttttatttatgagatttaattttttttttttccatagtagttgctctttaatgatttaattatTCTTACTTCATATTAATTAACTATAATAGAATTCTtaatatgagttcaatcatgtttttctcatgatttaggatttatctCAATTGATTGAATGgttggtttattatttcttaattttaaaattggatatctcttgtgatttttttgtcaataaatacaaatgatgatttgattttatacctaaaaagtgaagaagagcaTGCTTTAGATTTATAGAATAGGAATTTTAGTGAGAATATTTTCGAtgataacaaaattaatttctagattttcatgcagtatttgagaaaaattaatgatcataaatatttgCTTATATGAATTAACAAGGCAGTTTTCAAAACCTTAATTATTTTCTCTTGATTATttaatctttttactattttttagtATCTCCTTTCTTAGATTAATCAGTTtcttagttttatttaatttcaaagtaatcaaattttattgaaCTAGATTAGAATTTATTGAGTTAGGGTTTGATTATTTTTCCTACATCCATACAAGTTATTGTGAGTTTAACTCATTCTTGCCAAACTATGCTTCAATACAATTCGTACACTTATGAGTACATTATAATTTCACAACAAGAGATGACTCATTagtgtgattttatttttcatttttgtgtttttaaaaatcatgaTTTCCCAAGTGGGAATAAGGAATATGGCCAAGCCACCATTGAGCCAAAGTCTCAAGCTGAGAAGCCAAACAGGGTTCAAAGATTTTAGTCTTTGatcaccaaaataataataataataataataataataaattcaatgGCTCTAAACATTTGAAGCATTCCAAGGATACAAAAACCATTATAATAACGATTGATGACTTGATGCCATGGCTAAATATTGACATAAGGCCTAGCAACTCCACGCCAAGTCATAGCCATAGTCAACATCCACGCCAAGTGACCATAGTCAACATAAAAGATTAAATATTGAGAAATATTTATactacttaatattttttaattcaaagtgaattttataaattcaccattggattaGATTCTCTTTTTGTACTCTACATGCTTGCTAAATTTTAAGACTATctaaaatcaataactatgtcatctatcaaatataaaaataataaaaattttgtatttaaaattattcataaaagaTGCGTCTTTCTaaaatcgaatagtaaatagtatttaattaacACAAAACTTAGTAGGCATGTTAACAAGATGgagaacatataatttaacggtgagattttaaaatattaatcatataaaaagttattagaTGGGGTAATATTACTTAGAATTACACTAGGTATAacttgaacatatatatattgaatgatGTTGAGATGCCGAACATTGGTGAGAGACAAGCCAAATGGTGGGCAGTGCCTATTATTGTGGCCGCCCTCATGTATCTCTCTTTGCCTTatagactctctctctctttttcttttttctttttaaaattattttaaatagaaaaGTTAGATGGTGGTCTCTTTTTAATAGAGCTTGAGATTTTATTGAGTTTACTGTCCACCAATAAAAGTGTGTAGGTGAGATGTTCTTGCTTAGGTGAATGAGGAGAATTTGCTCTTTTTGAGCTTTCGCGTTAGGTCTTAATGCATTATTCAcattgacacaaaaattaaaaaatttagatggatacatgacacaaaattagaatcaaatttgaaatctaattggagtttctctcaactttgaatatatatattaaagaatcaaaatgttAGGTGTTGCTGGAGTAGGtggttctaaaaaaataaatgtctaCCAAAAGCCAAGAATTAAGATATGTTTTTTGCATTTCTAGCCTCAATTAATACTTTAGTGTATAAGAAATAAacatatgcatatgcatatgtTAAGACGACCAATATGAATCTTCTCATGTcgtgattattattattgttgttgttgttataaaaacataattgtaaTTGATAGCGAAAGATAGTGTTCGACTCTAACTTGCTTACAAAGCAAGTGAGGGAACTCAAATAGAGAGAGTTAGAGTTAAAATGCATTCTATCCAATCCTTAGTAAATCAAAATCTATTCATGACTTCCAAAATGAAGGCCCACTCCATGCCATAAGCTTTCCATGTCAATCTTTGAAGTTGTAAATCGATATTTGCCTCTCATTTTCCACATTTCACAAGTTACCTTCTAAGTAATAATAGTTGCAATGAGTTTGTACTTCCATTAGTCCCTTTTCTAGTCGAAATGTTGTACATAGGAGCTTATTTAGAAAACCTGTGGGAGTTAGATAGGAAGGTTACAAAAGTATTTTTGTGATTATACGTTCTTCATCGTCCCCCATATACAATCGTTTCTTTTGTTTGGAAGATCTATAACTTTTTTCCACATGCATTTCTGACTTTATAATTTCTGCCT is a genomic window of Quercus lobata isolate SW786 chromosome 2, ValleyOak3.0 Primary Assembly, whole genome shotgun sequence containing:
- the LOC115976602 gene encoding pentatricopeptide repeat-containing protein At5g40400-like, translated to MPRTSIYSINQILILSHKNSAFHSKPFLNLNNFIPISTFSSSSLQTIQDSESKSISNPLYHLLPQTQNPNNIVNLICSNLKQNTHLPLFQNELKGLLPHLGSHEISRVLLRFQSDSSSALTFFNWVKNDLSLRPTIQNYSIIVHILTWSRKFSQAMNLLCELIEMVKVVSPDDGDVFGSLVLCGEDCNWDPVVFDMLIKAYVKANMIEQGFGTFRRSVEVGFVPSVVACNYLLNGLVKLRCVDRCWEVYEEMGRIGIHPNAYTFNMLINVLCKDQDVDKVNEFIEKMEEEGFDPDVVTYNTLINSYCRKGRLGDAFYLYKIMYRRGALPDLFSYTALMNGLCKEGKVREAHQLFHRMVHRGLSPDTMSYNTLICGYCKEGKMKESRSLLYEMIGNGVRPDSFTCRVVVEGYGKESKLLSALNLLSELERFEIPISPDIYEYLVVKLCEENRPFAAKSLLERISQYGYVPDIDVYNELLLSLCKCNYVAEALALKAEMVNKNIKPNIVTYRALIDCLCKIDKSMEGEYVMKEMVKFGVPPDTAICKALINGYCKEMDINRAESLLGFFAREFQIFDTESYNALVKVLSENADVATLMELQDRMQKVGFAPNNLTCKFVIDGLWKATTLDKNKLNLECM